One Paralichthys olivaceus isolate ysfri-2021 chromosome 8, ASM2471397v2, whole genome shotgun sequence genomic region harbors:
- the LOC109648072 gene encoding galectin-related protein-like isoform X2, translating into MTEAHRATGPSRRRWGIPQRSVTDGSKASVHSADPDDHRRLVVPFRGHIPGGMRPGKKVVVVGVVDSRPDRFYVALTCGRGTSGEPPPDVALELCVRFPDRQVLRRACVSGSWGDVDRSVPFFPFIREQPFKMEIQCEQSRFRVFVDGQKLFDFQHRLTSLSAVDTLWIKGHVSVTKLA; encoded by the exons ATGACTGAAGCACACAGAGCGACAGGACCGAGCAGGAGG aGATGGGGAATTCCGCAGCGGAGTGTGACTGATGGAAGTAAAGCCAGCGTCCACTCAGCTGATCCCGACGATCACAGACGTCTG gtggttCCGTTCAGGGGTCACATCCCAGGTGGGATGCGGCCGGGGaagaaggtggtggtggtgggcgtGGTCGACTCTCGTCCTGACAG GTTCTACGTCGCCCTGACATGTGGCCGCGGGACGTCCGGGGAGCCTCCGCCTGATGTCGCCCTGGAGCTCTGCGTTCGATTCCCAGACCGTCAAGTCCTGCGACGGGCGTGTGTGTCCGGCTCCTGGGGAGACGTCGACAGATCTGTTCCCTTCTTCCCCTTCATCAGAGAGCAGCCGTTCAAG ATGGAGATTCAGTGTGAACAGAGTCGGTTCCGTGTGTTTGTGGACGGACAGAAGCTGTTTGACTTTCAGCACAGACTCACGTCACTCAGCGCCGTCGACACGCTCTGGATCAAAGGTCACGTCAGCGTCACCAAACTGGCGTGA
- the LOC109648072 gene encoding galectin-related protein-like isoform X1, protein MTEAHRATGPSRRRWGIPQRSVTDGSKASVHSADPDDHRRLFVCVQVVPFRGHIPGGMRPGKKVVVVGVVDSRPDRFYVALTCGRGTSGEPPPDVALELCVRFPDRQVLRRACVSGSWGDVDRSVPFFPFIREQPFKMEIQCEQSRFRVFVDGQKLFDFQHRLTSLSAVDTLWIKGHVSVTKLA, encoded by the exons ATGACTGAAGCACACAGAGCGACAGGACCGAGCAGGAGG aGATGGGGAATTCCGCAGCGGAGTGTGACTGATGGAAGTAAAGCCAGCGTCCACTCAGCTGATCCCGACGATCACAGACGTCTG tttgtgtgtgtgcaggtggttCCGTTCAGGGGTCACATCCCAGGTGGGATGCGGCCGGGGaagaaggtggtggtggtgggcgtGGTCGACTCTCGTCCTGACAG GTTCTACGTCGCCCTGACATGTGGCCGCGGGACGTCCGGGGAGCCTCCGCCTGATGTCGCCCTGGAGCTCTGCGTTCGATTCCCAGACCGTCAAGTCCTGCGACGGGCGTGTGTGTCCGGCTCCTGGGGAGACGTCGACAGATCTGTTCCCTTCTTCCCCTTCATCAGAGAGCAGCCGTTCAAG ATGGAGATTCAGTGTGAACAGAGTCGGTTCCGTGTGTTTGTGGACGGACAGAAGCTGTTTGACTTTCAGCACAGACTCACGTCACTCAGCGCCGTCGACACGCTCTGGATCAAAGGTCACGTCAGCGTCACCAAACTGGCGTGA